In the Thermomicrobiales bacterium genome, one interval contains:
- a CDS encoding DinB family protein: MTNPMLPATMAMLQKLVAEIFEQLDGIPEDDLNTWLPRDGMRDVNTFFALATHTVGAGEFWILEAAGGRNMDRNRRAEFASTGSLAQLRERYDRWLEGSEEVFFTIDDEDLASIYYRPATPERGMSEARRTRAECIAHALEHTAVHLGHLQLQRQLWDAERAETIAPA, translated from the coding sequence ATGACCAATCCGATGCTACCGGCCACGATGGCCATGTTGCAGAAACTGGTGGCGGAGATCTTCGAGCAACTGGACGGTATTCCCGAAGACGACTTGAACACCTGGCTTCCCCGCGACGGAATGCGTGATGTGAACACGTTCTTCGCGCTGGCGACTCATACGGTCGGCGCGGGCGAGTTCTGGATTCTCGAGGCCGCAGGTGGGCGTAACATGGACCGCAATCGCAGGGCGGAGTTCGCATCGACAGGTTCGCTCGCTCAGCTACGGGAGCGGTACGATCGATGGCTCGAAGGCTCAGAAGAGGTCTTTTTCACCATCGACGACGAAGATCTGGCGTCGATCTACTATCGGCCAGCAACCCCTGAGCGCGGCATGTCCGAAGCCCGTCGCACCCGCGCAGAATGCATCGCTCACGCGCTCGAGCACACCGCGGTGCACTTGGGTCATTTGCAGTTGCAGCGACAGCTTTGGGACGCGGAACGCGCCGAAACGATCGCTCCTGCATGA